One Pichia kudriavzevii chromosome 3, complete sequence genomic window carries:
- a CDS encoding uncharacterized protein (PKUD0C05410; similar to Saccharomyces cerevisiae YPR109W; ancestral locus Anc_3.427) produces the protein MLILCYASELNDTSPNQNDLPVHHYSAHLADARSKVLLPIHLLITYHHILLIHMIIQMRANDAFKRNDETVYKQQIKFLTKTLNTDNSIVLYVIYYLLLLFDGSLILFILRCFMQMFISHVIEDAMDNNEIVPGLTRSNALQSLTGQNISGVGNGGTSNEVDEFRGFIGNLSMDQKKFLIRKLIAFMVLIWGFMFAYQLSFCMGNTFDGICYDIFGRITKTLKDSAYIPDYLNSNKLWNVNEAFDSGYLLISVIGEMRFRNPLTKYFTIILLDIMAMGFQFLAIIIDYGIGFGMIDRFTSNDEVENERRFDGMQGKTCICRIDPIHFLKTIYS, from the coding sequence ATGCTTATATTATGTTACGCGAGTGAATTAAATGATACAAGCCCTAATCAAAATGATTTGCCGGTACATCATTATTCCGCTCACCTTGCTGATGCACGTTCTAAAGTACTTCTCCCCATTCACTTGCTAATAACTTATCACCATATTCTCTTAATACATATGATAATACAGATGAGGGCGAATGATGCTTTTAAGCGAAACGATGAAACTGTttacaaacaacaaattaAATTTTTGACCAAGACATTAAACACAGATAATTCAATTGTGCTCTATGTTATCTATTATTTACTACTATTATTTGATGGGTCTCTAATATTATTCATCCTACGATGTTTTATGCAAATGTTTATTAGCCATGTTATTGAGGATGCGATGGACAATAATGAAATAGTTCCCGGATTGACACGTTCAAATGCACTTCAAAGCTTGACTGGCCAGAATATTTCGGGAGTGGGCAATGGTGGAACCAGTAACGAAGTTGACGAGTTTCGAGGATTTATAGGTAACTTATCCATGGATCAAAAGAAGTTTCTTATTCGTAAGCTTATTGCCTTCATGGTTTTGATCTGGGGGTTCATGTTTGCATACCAACTATCGTTCTGCATGGGGAACACATTTGATGGGATATGCTATGATATATTTGGTAGAATTACAAAGACGTTGAAGGACAGTGCATATATACCTGATTATTTGAACTCCAATAAACTCTGGAACGTAAATGAAGCCTTTGATTCGGGTTACTTATTGATTAGTGTTATTGGGGAAATGAGATTTAGAAACCCCTTGACTAAATATTTTACGATAATCCTATTAGATATTATGGCTATGGGTTTCCAGTTTTTAGCAATAATAATTGACTACGGTATAGGGTTTGGAATGATTGATAGATTTACTTCCAACGATgaggttgaaaatgaaaggAGATTTGATGGCATGCAGGGAAAAACATGCATCTGCCGTATTGATCCTATACATTTCTTAAAAACAATTTACAGCTGA